A part of Entelurus aequoreus isolate RoL-2023_Sb linkage group LG10, RoL_Eaeq_v1.1, whole genome shotgun sequence genomic DNA contains:
- the LOC133658140 gene encoding interferon-induced very large GTPase 1-like — MSIKLAKRLSSKRNKLLKDHAKYDLLINLGLQGFYPSQLEPASILDLSTWTLENQDPQEPKDLPQSFLQRLWLLCPNARCPSCKALSNFNGTADCGGVSPCASVSHLDVVSAVFMCASTFLQQEMIARMMQCQFAVPLILPPMDAEEASSFLLWPLRGVVRQWRIKESVQDAVLASTFMPMITCVRLGSCSISKSEVLNHVIGGETFLHRGMQAGEPPRRLSNGLVEIGWYLPSGDPNGDTFPVPVILSNLRGDASKHEKCLFLLCQASSAVFVFCESPKEKEKQLLASCKDITTKLFLIDLSQTETSEDRIVGFLDQDLKEELGLPDGSVLSGSSLNAENLKLVLCDAIKHSLPDLSLTTLEAVAKLAAEQGFHCDEETICKKAMDKADEVLKHLEMGPALFREKELPLQGASWSRLAQIGKEESKKKQQADPVLQKEKEDILVSLSSYEMTQSMKVFTEAILSTDKAERTYFLCWMRVKLRLLQMQQQINLKDLLIKQKTDENSDIPEQTEFQKGANDASNNSFYTDSTFEDEEVKPRIDIYLELPNSEKEVSLKHKSQTEKDGESESLHLSSEKVSVATEEILDNNISLSGVLKENGTLGIHCNDETFSTEQEMNQNASINCLEVTSSEPIQPIPFFLGLEHFLREMGLIFELTHIHSHKVPRFPNVAADLLLNGIPLELMDGDASNVPMHWVGCVFAEVKRRLPRERFRTLTSLGVHHARNAEILSALFSVKFPCEFPRSTRGVYIVALRLSPELKNKLNCDCLMVIDVEGLCSISPDPENNSQIHDNEMATVATGLSDVLLQNIYSRTVSEFEASLTIAVNALLRIKEGGSMPICKVLVRDEGIHTILEGTQLKRVSAILQKRETDNAVTHNAKTKGSVRYIKPWYNEPLSVDPHHSEALLTIKRSLFGALKKAAAQSQTTLPEFIIRLSSVWEAVKAESFSVSLQETDVAFAFSIFCTELSQWENERMEHMECWIKNTTKRIACTKPDALDLYSQNDLLCQLKDEARKEVKVEINTHQAKVEAHLMGNKKLKGYIKMLKPIFMNSINELQERLTKATIQRLDRINENHSYYSQQNKMDIALENEQNSKLHSLLECSKSKKHLFEDKQLEEEFEDVWNNAMSTFDFRLSEKEDITKRVMIILKENLIRHGLQKHLNKIVGIGQNQTTCFRVDGQYFGYRNRIKHMFEDKNHPHRVKAQELALNIIEQYKQFVAEKARLLQHFSDSAITELLEIIDKALTETPLETRTVFEVDLKVFLCNAACNDFQKLHDRYDKDAELLMSINAKKSKLMAEFIYQFRKRDHSRRLAHRFLTEVIMPTVMDYIYKPLGMQIVEEIQSTSPEYLSPQAFHKCLLEELIKEDKFESFMDYLFSYDTFRQRRIQEKVAAHLLESNMNTRRLERLGEIIGKMAAAISQMAEGTIGVLSDTKPLLERVCLILEADGDVCVPWEFLNGPLYSITTEWDPFITCLMELLAGLRLELAQDFSQNVESKQLLQCLPIQPSDLLFSKVKGCDARCPMCKTPCELKKSGHHVHESSIHRPKYLCPSTYLFQSSSLESTTPADKDPQDVAVACCMLNALHPEWNLSSEKTPSPYWRYVLVRVNEKFAKEYKQQPARIPEEWKMITQKEALDSLRDDVLLDEQP; from the exons ATGTCGATCAAACTTGCAAAGAGGCTAAGCAGCAAAAGAAATA AGCTCCTAAAGGACCATGCCAAGTATGATCTTCTCATCAACCTTGGCCTGCAGGGTTTCTATCCTTCTCAACTGGAACCAGCATCAATACTGGACCTTAGTACATGGACCTTGGAGAACCAAGACCCCCAAGAACCAAAGGATCTGCCACAATCATTTCTTCAAAGGCTTTGGCTGCTTTGTCCAAATGCTCGTTGTCCTTCATGCAAAGCTCTTTCAAATTTTAATGGCACTGCTGATTGTGGAGGAGTGAGTCCTTGTGCCTCAGTCAGTCATCTTGATGTCGTGTCAGCTGTCTTTATGTGTGCCAGCACTTTCCTCCAGCAGGAGATGATTGCGCGCATGATGCAATGCCAGTTTGCTGTGCCCTTGATACTTCCTCCCATGGATGCAGAAGAGGCAAGTAGCTTCCTCCTTTGGCCTTTGAGAGGTGTTGTGAGACAATGGAGGATTAAAGAAAGTGTCCAAGACGCAGTTTTAGCAAGCACGTTCATGCCAATGATCACATGTGTTAGGCTTGGTAGCTGCAGTATCTCCAAGTCTGAGGTGCTAAACCACGTCATCGGTGGTGAAACATTTCTTCACAGAGGAATGCAAGCGGGAGAACCACCTCGAAGGCTCTCCAACGGTCTTGTGGAAATCGGATGGTATCTTCCCAGTGGCGACCCTAACGGAGACACTTTTCCTGTGCCAGTGATTTTGTCTAACCTACGAGGAGATGCAAGCAAGCATGAAAAATGCCTCTTCCTCCTCTGCCAGGCATCTTCAGCTGTTTTTGTTTTCTGTGAAAGTCCAAAGGAAAAAGAGAAGCAACTACTCGCCTCCTGCAAGGACATTACCACCAAGCTCTTTTTGATTGACCTCTCACAGACTGAGACCAGTGAGGACAGAATTGTGGGATTTCTTGATCAGGACCTCAAGGAGGAGCTAGGTCTTCCTGATGGATCCGTCCTATCGGgaagttctttgaatgcagagaACCTTAAATTAGTACTGTGTGATGCTATTAAACATTCACTACCAGACCTGAGCCTTACAACACTGGAGGCAGTTGCCAAGTTAGCAGCGGAGCAGGGGTTTCATTGTGATGAAGAGACAATCTGCAAAAAGGCAATGGACAAAGCAGATGAAGTTTTGAAACATCTAGAGATGGGACCTGCCCTTTTTAGGGAGAAAGAGTTGCCTTTGCAGGGAGCTTCATGGAGCAGGTTGGCTCAAATTGGCAAagaggaaagtaaaaaaaaacaacaagctgATCCTGTATTGCAAAAAGAAAAGGAAGACATCTTGGTGAGTTTGAGCAGCTACGAAATGACTCAATCAATGAAGGTCTTTACAGAAGCGATTTTAAGCACTGATAAAGCAGAGAGGACATATTTCCTCTGTTGGATGAGGGTGAAACTTAgactgttgcaaatgcaacagCAAATCAATCTAAAAGATCTTCTGATAAAGCAGAAGACAGACGAGAACAGTGACATTCCTGAACAAACTGAGTTTCAAAAAGGAGCCAATGATGCTAGCAATAATAGTTTTTACACAGATTCAACGTTTGAGGATGAGGAAGTCAAGCCGCGTATAGATATTTATCTGGAATTACCCAATTCAGAGAAAGAAGTAAGCTTGAAGCACAAGTCGCAAACTGAAAAAGACGGCGAATCAGAGAGTCTGCACTTGTCAAGCGAAAAAGTGTCTGTAGCCACTGAAGAGATTCTTGACAATAACATCTCTTTAAGCGGCGTGCTCAAAGAAAATGGAACCTTAGGCATTCACTGCAATGACGAGACTTTTTCTACTGAACAGGAAATGAACCAAAATGCTTCCATCAACTGTCTGGAAGTAACGTCTTCAGAACCAATTCAACCCATTCCCTTTTTTCTGGGCCTTGAGCACTTTTTGCGCGAAATGGGCCTCATTTTTGAACTCACCCACATTCACAGCCACAAAGTGCCACGATTTCCAAATGTTGCTGCTGATTTGCTCCTCAATGGGATACCGTTGGAACTCATGGATGGGGACGCCTCAAACGTTCCCATGCACTGGGTAGGCTGCGTCTTTGCAGAGGTCAAACGGCGTCTTCCCCGAGAGCGCTTTAGGACGCTAACGAGCCTCGGAGTGCATCATGCAAGGAATGCTGAGATTCTCTCAGCGTTGTTTAGCGTGAAATTCCCATGTGAATTTCCAAGATCTACAAGAGGGGTGTACATAGTTGCCCTACGGTTGTCGCCTGAGCTCAAAAATAAGCTTAACTGTGATTGTCTAATGGTAATTGACGTTGAGGGTCTTTGCTCAATTTCCCCAGATCCTGAAAACAACTCTCAGATCCATGATAATGAGATGGCGACTGTTGCAACAGGACTCAGTGATGTCTTGTTACAAAACATCTACTCACGTACAGTATCTGAGTTTGAGGCGAGCCTCACTATTGCAGTTAATGCTCTGCTACGCATCAAAGAAGGTGGCTCCATGCCCATCTGCAAAGTGTTGGTCCGAGATGAAGGAATTCATACCATATTAGAAGGTACGCAGTTAAAACGTGTATCAGCCATTCTACAGAAAAGAGAGACTGATAATGCAGTAACACACAACGCAAAGACCAAAGGATCAGTCCGCTATATCAAGCCTTGGTACAATGAGCCTCTCTCAGTTGATCCACATCATAGTGAAGCTCTCTTGACAATAAAGCGTTCCCTCTTTGGGGCCCTGAAGAAGGCTGCAGCTCAGTCACAAACTACCTTACCTGAATTCATAATCCGTCTGAGTTCGGTTTGGGAGGCCGTCAAAGCAGAATCCTTCTCTGTTAGTCTACAAGAAACAGACGTGGCCTTCGCCTTCTCTATATTTTGTACAGAGCTTTCTCAGTGGGAGAATGAACGAATGGAACACATGGAATGCTGGATTAAGAACACAACAAAAAGAATCGCCTGCACTAAGCCAGATGCTTTGGATCTTTACAGCCAAAATGACCTCCTGTGTCAACTAAAGGATGAAGCCAGAAAGGAGGTCAAAGTCGAAATAAATACACACCAGGCAAAAGTGGAAGCCCATTTGATGGGAAACAAAAAGCTGAAAGGCTACATTAAAATGCTTAAACCAATCTTCATGAATAGCATAAATGAGCTTCAAGAACGATTGACAAAGGCAACCATACAAAGGCTAGACAGAATCAATGAGAACCACAGTTATTATTCTCAGCAGAACAAAATGGACATTGCATTGGAAAATGAACAAAACTCCAAGCTTCATTCACTGTTAGAGTGCAGTAAATCCAAAAAACATCTCTTCGAAGACAAACAACTGGAAGAAGAGTTTGAGGATGTGTGGAATAATGCAATGTCCACCTTTGACTTCAGGCTTTCAGAAAAAGAAGATATTACTAAAAGAGTGATGATTATTCTGAAAGAGAATCTCATCCGCCATGGTCTCCAAAAACACTTGAATAAGATCGTAGGCATTGGTCAAAATCAGACGACTTGTTTTAGAGTTGATGGTCAGTACTTTGGATACCGCAACAGAATTAAACACATGTTTGAAGACAAAAACCATCCACACAGAGTCAAAGCCCAGGAGCTTGCACTTAACATCATCGAGCAATACAAACAGTTTGTTGCGGAAAAAGCCCGTTTACTGCAACATTTCTCTGACAGTGCCATCACTGAGCTGTTAGAAATTATTGATAAAGCTTTGACAGAAACACCACTGGAAACCAGAACAGTTTTTGAGGTGGATCTGAAAGTCTTCCTGTGCAACGCTGCTTGCAATGACTTCCAAAAACTACATGACCGCTATGACAAGGACGCAGAACTTTTGATGAGCATTAACGCAAAAAAAAGCAAGCTGATGGCTGAATTCATCTATCAGTTCCGAAAGAGAGATCATAGTCGGAGGTTGGCTCATCGATTCTTGACAGAAGTCATCATGCCTACTGTGATGGACTACATCTATAAACCTTTAGGGATGCAAATTGTGGAGGAAATTCAAAGTACTTCTCCAGAGTATCTATCCCCGCAGGCTTTCCACAAGTGTTTACTGGAAGAGCTCATCAAGGAAGACAAGTTTGAAAGCTTTATGGACTACTTGTTCTCCTATGACACCTTCAGGCAGAGAAGGATCCAGGAGAAAGTGGCAGCTCACTTGTTGGAGTCAAACATGAACACGAGGAGGCTTGAACGACTTGGAGAAATCATCGGAAAGATGGCAGCAGCCATCAGCCAGATGGCAGAAGGCACCATCGGAGTGCTCAGCGACACCAAACCACTGCTGGAAAGAGTCTGCCTTATCCTGGAGGCAGATGGAGATGTATGTGTCCCCTGGGAGTTCCTGAATGGACCGCTCTACAGCATCACCACTGAATGGGATCCCTTCATCACATGTTTAATGGAGTTACTGGCAGGACTCCGGTTGGAGCTGGCCCAGGACTTCTCCCAAAATGTGGAGAGCAAACAGTTACTTCAGTGCCTTCCCATCCAACCAAGTGACTTGCTTTTCAGCAAGGTGAAAGGCTGTGATGCCCGGTGTCCTATGTGCAAAACGCCATGTGAACTGAAAAAAAGTGGACATCATGTTCACGAGTCATCGATTCACAGGCCCAAATACCTGTGTCCTTCCACTTATCTGTTTCAAAGCAGTTCTCTTGAAAGTACAACTCCAGCTGACAAGGACCCACAAGATGTTGCAGTGGCATGCTGCATGCTCAATGCCCTCCATCCGGAGTGGAACCTTTCATCTGAGAAGACACCAAGTCCATACTGGAG GTATGTGTTAGTAAGAGTTAACGAAAAGTTTGCAAAGGAATACAAGCAGCAGCCAGCACGGATTCCAGAAGAGTGGAAGATGATCACACAGAAGGAGGCCTTAGACAGTCTAAGAGATGACGTCCTTCTCGATGAACAGCCCTAG